In Euphorbia lathyris chromosome 10, ddEupLath1.1, whole genome shotgun sequence, a single genomic region encodes these proteins:
- the LOC136208161 gene encoding peptidyl-prolyl cis-trans isomerase FKBP16-4, chloroplastic-like gives MIIWEPGLLHCTSRQGLGVGGGTPYGFDVGQSERGNVLKGLDLGVEGMRVGGQRLIIVPPELAYGSKGVQEIPPNATIELDVELLAIKQSPFGSAVKIIEG, from the exons ATGATTATATG GGAGCCCGGGTTGCTGCACTGCACAAGTCGACAAGGACTCGGTGTTGGAGGCGGAACA CCTTATGGATTTGATGTGGGTCAGTCAGAAAGAGGCAATGTCCTTAAAGGATTGGACCTTGGCGTTGAAGGAATGCGGGTCGGAGGCCAG CGTTTAATAATTGTTCCTCCTGAGCTAGCATATGGAAGTAAAGGAGTTCAGGAAATTCCCCCAAATGCAACAATAGAG CTAGATGTTGAACTGCTGGCTATCAAACAAAGCCCGTTCGG gtCTGCTGTAAAAATTATTGAAGGTTAA
- the LOC136208578 gene encoding wall-associated receptor kinase-like 20, producing MLIRRVIVMHKSSARASRAKLAKAREDMLKSSNGGKTARMFPLKEVKKATNCFSKDRVLGTGGFGEVYKGELNNGTVVSVKLAKVGNIKSTEQVLNEVGILSQVNHKNLVCLLGCCVEGEQPLMIYEYISNGTLHDHLHGKSSIFLDWRKRLRVALQTAEALAYLHSGVYTPIYHRDVKSTNILLDDDLNAKVADFGLSRLARPGLSHVSTCAQRTLGYLDPEYYHNYQLTDKSDVYSYGVVLLELLTSQNAIDVSQRAKNGVIMEVIDQRLLGKDPSDNISTSIELFSELAFACLRERKADRPSMKDVVQQLECIVQTVDQQQN from the coding sequence ATGCTAATCCGGCGAGTAATCGTTATGCATAAGTCCTCTGCTCGTGCTAGCCGAGCAAAGCTTGCTAAAGCAAGAGAAGACATGTTAAAGTCGAGCAATGGTGGGAAAACTGCACGAATGTTCCCGTTGAAAGAGGTAAAGAAAGCAACAAACTGTTTCTCCAAGGACCGGGTTTTGGGGACTGGTGGTTTCGGAGAAGTCTACAAAGGCGAGCTTAACAATGGAACTGTGGTGTCCGTTAAGTTAGCTAAAGTCGGGAACATCAAAAGCACCGAACAAGTACTCAATGAAGTCGGAATACTTTCACAAGTCAATCACAAGAACTTGGTTTGCCTTCTAGGCTGTTGCGTTGAAGGCGAACAGCCTTTGATGATCTATGAGTACATATCCAATGGCACACTCCATGATCATTTACACGGAAAGTCATCGATCTTTCTCGATTGGCGAAAAAGGCTCAGAGTTGCTCTGCAAACTGCTGAAGCATTGGCATATCTACATTCCGGAGTATACACTCCCATTTACCATAGAGATGTCAAGTCCACAAATATACTCCTCGATGACGATTTAAATGCTAAAGTTGCGGACTTTGGTCTCTCTAGACTTGCTCGTCCGGGGCTAAGCCACGTCTCAACCTGCGCTCAAAGAACATTAGGTTATTTGGATCCTGAATATTACCATAACTACCAGTTAACCGATAAGAGTGATGTTTATAGCTACGGAGTTGTGTTGCTCGAACTTTTAACGTCCCAAAACGCCATTGATGTGAGCCAAAGAGCGAAAAATGGTGTAATAATGGAAGTCATAGATCAAAGGCTGCTCGGTAAGGATCCCTCGGATAACATATCGACAAGTATTGAACTTTTCTCGGAGCTCGCGTTTGCCTGTCTACGAGAAAGGAAGGCGGATAGGCCTAGCATGAAAGATGTAGTTCAGCAACTAGAATGCATAGTTCAAACAGTAGATCAGCAGcaaaattaa